A part of Miscanthus floridulus cultivar M001 chromosome 6, ASM1932011v1, whole genome shotgun sequence genomic DNA contains:
- the LOC136457352 gene encoding uncharacterized protein, translating to MERRTQQPDNAQQPGKDSSGDSPPPPQPFLEVTCRSSGKVRRFAARTMARYLLHAINRKLEPRAPPALHVEAIRDGEEPFSFSPSAALADYGHGWRLQTVTAQDAPGIHHAPHAERQRRIHGQCKITLKSDDTTSTA from the exons ATGGAGCGGCGGACGCAGCAGCCCGACAACGCGCAACAGCCAGGCAAGGACAGCAGCGGCGACTCTCCTCCTCCCCCGCAACCA TTCTTGGAGGTGACGTGCAGGAGCTCCGGCAAGGTCCGGCGGTTCGCGGCAAGGACGATGGCCCGCTACTTGCTGCACGCCATCAACCGCAAGCTCGAACCCAGGGCCCCGCCGGCGCTGCACGTCGAGGCCATCAGGGACGGCGAAGAGCCCTTCAGCTTCAGCCCCAGCGCGGCCCTCGCCGACTACGGCCATGGCTGGAGGCTGCAGACCGTCACCGCGCAGGACGCGCCCGGGATCCATCACGCGCCGCACGCGGAAAGGCAGCGGCG GATACATGGCCAATGTAAAATCACTCTGAAGTCTGATGATACTACTAGTACTGCATAA